A genomic region of Castor canadensis chromosome 16, mCasCan1.hap1v2, whole genome shotgun sequence contains the following coding sequences:
- the LOC109674637 gene encoding uncharacterized protein isoform X3, translating into MRDVHKKPFEESYEFCVSGKTLNCLELWEDFPVFFDFLKPQFIHTDKKPSNKCREESSHKNMSFHNILTYPRKNLHAYSMNLKLFHDEYSPVQQQSLHSVERPYECRECGKSFKLRHTLSVHQRIHTGEKPYECTECGKSFCYKSSLTLHQRIHTGERPYQCSECGKSFAGMCALKAHHRVHSVERPYECRECGKSFKQIQTLSVHQRIHTGERPYECTECDQSFHQRRSLILHQKFHTGERPYQCGECGKLFARDDSLSTHQRRHTGEKPYECRECEKSFAGICSLKNHQRVHTVERSYECRECGKSFKQVQTLSVHQRLHTGERPYECTECGKSFHQRRSLILHQKIHTGERPYQCGECGKSFVRGASLSMHQRIHTGERPYECRQCGKTFRQGSALHRHQKTHTGERPYECRDCSKSFKTKDALNVHNSVHTGERPYCCDHCGKSFSRRANLISHCRIHSEEISYGCYAYGNILKQNSAISGQQVVYSGKKPYQCRECGKSFWHVGALNVHHRVHTGERPYECKECGKSFKVIGTLTVHQRVHTGEKPYKCLECGKSFRQMTALRGHKRIHTGERPYVCRECDKSFRTKNALNVHQRLHTGDRRFKCEKCGKSFIQRASLISHCRIHTGEESYESYEYGETLRQNSIVSRCQVINNGKSPYQCRECGKYFARPAYLNAHKKVHSKVRPHECRDCGKSFKLRHTLTIHQRVHTGERPYKCIKCGKSFKQIGAHKTHQKIHSRDGLMNLECVVNHPS; encoded by the coding sequence TAACATTTTAACTTATCCTAGGAAAAATCTGCATGCATATAGTATGAAtctgaaactgttccatgatGAATACTCACCTGTTCAGCAACAGAGTCTCCATAGTGtagaaaggccttatgagtgtagAGAATGTGGCAAGTCCTTCAAGCTCAGACATACCCTTAGTGTACATCAGAgaatccacactggagaaaagccATATGAGTGTACAGAATGTGGCaaatcattttgttacaaaagtTCCCTTACTCTACATCAGAGAATCCACACAGGAGAAAGGCCTTATCAGTGTAGCGAGTGTGGAAAATCCTTTGCAGGAATGTGTGCCCTTAAGGCACACCATCGGGTCCATTCCGTAGAAAGACCTTATGAGTGTAGAGAATGTGGCAAGTCCTTTAAGCAAATACAAACCCTTAGTGTACACCAGAgaatccacactggagaaaggccttatgagtgcACTGAATGTGACCAATCATTTCATCAAAGGCGTTCCCTTATTCTCCACCAGAAATTCCACACGGGAGAAAGGCCTTATCAGTGTGGAGAATGTGGGAAATTATTTGCACGAGATGATAGCCTGAGTACACACCAGAGAAGacacactggagaaaagcctTATGAGTGTAGAGAATGTGAGAAATCCTTTGCAGGAATATGTTCCCTTAAGAATCACCAGCGTGTGCATACTGTAGAAAGATCTTATGAGTGTAGAGAATGTGGTAAATCCTTTAAGCAAGTACAAACCCTTAGTGTACACCAGAGActccacactggagaaaggccctATGAATGTACTGAATGTGGCAAATCATTTCATCAAAGACGTTCCCTTATTCTACACCAGAAAATCCACACAGGAGAAAGGCCTTATCAGTGTGGAGAATGTGGAAAATCATTTGTGCGAGGTGCTAGCCTGAGTATGCACCAGAGAATCCACACAGGAGAACGGCCTTATGAGTGTAGACAATGTGGGAAAACATTTAGACAAGGAAGTGCTCTTCATAGACACCAGaaaactcacactggagaaaggccttatgagtgtagAGATTGTAGCAAATCCTTCAAGACAAAAGATGCCCTTAATGTACACAATAGtgttcacactggagaaaggccttattgTTGTGATCACTGTGGAAAATCTTTTAGTCGACGTGCCAACCTAATTAGTCACTGCAGAATTCATAGCGAAGAAATATCTTATGGATGCTATGCATATGGGAATATCTTGAAGCAGAATTCTGCTATCAGTGGACAACAGGTGGTTTATTCTGGTAAAAAGCCTTATCAATGTAGAGAATGTGGGAAATCGTTTTGGCATGTAGGTGCCCTTAATGTACATCATAGAGTCCACACTGGtgaaaggccttatgagtgtaAAGAATGTGGGAAATCATTTAAGGTAATAGGCACTCTTACTGTACATCAAAGAGTCCATACTGGTGAAAAGCCTTATAAGTGTTTAGAATGTGGGAAATCTTTTAGGCAAATGACTGCTCTTAGAGGACAcaagagaattcacactggagaaaggccttatgtTTGCAGAGAATGTGACAAATCCTTTAGGACAAAAAATGCACTTAATGTACACCAGCGCCTTCACACTGGAGATCGGCGTTTTAAGTGTGAAAAATGTGGAAAATCTTTCATTCAACGTGCCTCCCTTATTAGTCACTgcagaattcatactggagaagAGTCTTATGAATCCTATGAGTATGGGGAAACATTGAGGCAAAATTCTATTGTCAGTAGATGCCAGGTAATTAACAATGGAAAAAGTCCTTATCAGTGTAGAGAATGTGGGAAATACTTTGCACGACCAGCCTACCTTAATGCACATAAGAAAGTTCATAGTAAAGTAAGGCCTCACGAGTGTAGAGACTGTGGAAAATCATTTAAACTACGACACACTCTTACTATACACCAGAGAGTCCATACTGGTGAAAGAccttataaatgtataaaatgtggGAAATCTTTTAAGCAAATAGGTGCCCATAAAACACACCAGAAAATTCACAGTAGAGATGGTCTTATGAATTTAGAGTGTGTGGTAAATCACCCAAGCTAG